One genomic region from Pseudomonas sp. R5-89-07 encodes:
- a CDS encoding endonuclease/exonuclease/phosphatase family protein, with protein sequence MRRWGTERVVGLHDPQVNEHHLESTGLPADSRLRLLSFNIQVGNSTEKYRHYLTRGWQHVLPHKGRTTNLQKIGDLLSDFDLVALQEADGGSLRSGYINQVEHLAQLGAFPYWYQQLNRNLGRLAQHSNGVLSRLKPTVIEDHPLPGPKGRGAILVRFGEGPEALVVVMMHLALGGRTRNLQLAYVRDLIGNYKHQVLMGDMNTHATDLLQNSPLRDLGLLAPQVEATFPSWRPQRCLDHILLSPSLTLESVQVLAQPISDHLPVAVEIRLPGSLTADALPALSPGTGGPLA encoded by the coding sequence ATGCGCCGCTGGGGTACCGAACGCGTCGTAGGCCTGCATGACCCGCAGGTCAACGAACATCACCTGGAATCCACAGGCCTGCCGGCGGACAGCCGCTTGCGCCTGCTCAGCTTCAATATCCAGGTGGGTAACAGTACCGAGAAATATCGGCACTACCTCACGCGTGGCTGGCAGCACGTGCTGCCGCACAAAGGGCGCACCACGAACCTGCAGAAAATCGGCGACCTGCTCAGCGACTTCGATTTGGTCGCTCTGCAGGAGGCCGACGGCGGCAGCCTGCGCTCGGGCTACATCAACCAGGTGGAGCACCTGGCCCAGCTCGGCGCCTTTCCCTACTGGTACCAGCAACTCAATCGCAACCTCGGGCGCCTGGCGCAGCACAGCAATGGTGTGCTCAGTCGCTTGAAGCCGACCGTCATCGAGGATCACCCTTTGCCGGGCCCCAAGGGGCGTGGCGCTATCCTCGTGCGCTTTGGAGAAGGTCCGGAAGCGCTGGTGGTGGTGATGATGCACCTGGCCCTCGGCGGGCGTACGCGCAACCTCCAGTTGGCCTACGTGCGCGACTTGATTGGCAACTACAAGCATCAGGTACTGATGGGTGACATGAACACCCACGCCACTGACCTGCTGCAGAATTCCCCACTGCGCGACCTCGGCTTACTGGCGCCGCAAGTCGAAGCCACGTTTCCCAGCTGGCGTCCGCAGCGCTGTCTTGACCATATCCTGCTCAGTCCGAGCCTCACACTGGAAAGTGTGCAGGTGCTGGCGCAGCCCATTTCCGATCACCTGCCGGTCGCGGTAGAGATTCGTCTGCCGGGTTCGCTCACGGCGGATGCATTACCCGCGTTGAGTCCAGGCACCGGCGGACCTCTTGCATGA
- the dsbA gene encoding thiol:disulfide interchange protein DsbA, with product MRNLILSAALVTASLFGMTAQAADVPLEAGKTYVELANPVPVSVPGKIEVVELFWYGCPHCYAFEPTINPWAEKLPKDVNFKRIPAMFGGPWDAHGQLFLTLEAMGVEHKVHNAVFNAIQKEGKRLTKPDEMADFVATQGVDKDKFLATFNSFAIQGQIKQAKELAQKYGVQGVPTLIVNGKYRFDLGSTGGPEETLNVADQLIAKERAAK from the coding sequence ATGCGTAATCTGATCCTCAGCGCCGCTCTCGTCACTGCCAGTCTCTTCGGCATGACCGCACAAGCTGCCGACGTGCCGCTTGAAGCCGGTAAAACCTACGTCGAATTGGCTAACCCGGTGCCTGTTTCGGTACCCGGCAAGATCGAAGTGGTGGAGCTGTTCTGGTACGGCTGCCCGCATTGCTACGCCTTTGAGCCGACCATCAACCCCTGGGCCGAAAAGCTGCCCAAGGACGTGAACTTCAAACGCATTCCAGCCATGTTCGGCGGCCCATGGGATGCCCACGGCCAACTGTTCCTGACCCTGGAAGCCATGGGTGTGGAGCATAAGGTCCACAACGCGGTGTTCAACGCGATCCAGAAAGAAGGCAAGCGCCTCACCAAGCCAGACGAAATGGCTGACTTCGTTGCCACCCAAGGCGTCGACAAGGACAAGTTCCTGGCCACCTTCAACTCCTTCGCCATCCAGGGCCAGATCAAACAGGCCAAGGAACTCGCGCAGAAGTATGGCGTACAAGGCGTGCCGACCCTGATTGTCAACGGCAAGTACCGTTTCGACCTGGGTAGCACCGGCGGCCCTGAAGAGACTCTGAATGTTGCCGACCAGCTGATCGCCAAAGAGCGCGCAGCCAAGTAA
- a CDS encoding DUF2782 domain-containing protein: MRTFNRLLFTGLIALAPMAAMAADDAPSADPEVTIRTEGDKTIQEYRQNGFLYAIKVTPKGAPPYFLVRADGTDANFIRSDQPDMLIPSWKIFEWK, translated from the coding sequence ATGCGTACATTCAATCGCCTGCTGTTCACTGGCTTGATTGCACTCGCTCCGATGGCTGCCATGGCGGCAGACGATGCCCCCTCGGCCGATCCGGAAGTGACCATTCGCACGGAAGGCGACAAGACGATCCAGGAGTACCGCCAGAACGGCTTCCTGTACGCCATCAAGGTCACGCCCAAAGGTGCACCACCGTATTTCCTGGTGCGTGCGGACGGGACCGACGCGAACTTCATCCGTTCTGACCAGCCCGATATGCTGATCCCGTCATGGAAGATCTTCGAATGGAAATGA
- a CDS encoding diguanylate cyclase, with protein MSDDAQRWKEKYLKSVEQQDKLERRWAARLDLLRRGLVRSTLAAEGTDRAVDQCMKEMRDVVRTDDMDAALAALLPRLEKAVLDSEQRRETRVDQISTALTALVAQLQKLPLPREVARPLKTFAKQLDSRVGQAREIPLLLSELSSLQEQALHNLEPDGETPRSGPGLLQRLFGTKEVSTETPAPEPDVLPAAKPVAPRAAPEPLEPAQSEELTQALRAFAPLPQTAAASEPDPVVPVEEPGSASATFEYEAPAQRPPAPKPDATPEPAAPEAPVEETAPESALAAFIEAPLDPGDTPEETLIGSLSLPPVLDAAEPDPDALQSDGLYALPDSPEPSYSSVAQHIEDTLLGLLEDLSLPERHRPQAEAMRERLAHGLNWYELLPILDDLAVLMLAVTDSGQHEFEAYLKQLNERLEAFQGHLQVASEGHADSRSAARELDTQIREQVDGLQSSVQEAADLDSLKQVLESHLEGLLGTMDEHQQQRDQREQEVAARLQGLAERVANMEQEAQGYREHLEIQRQKALVDPLTGLPNRAAWSERLDHEVNAWHQRGNSLSLAMLDLDHFKRINDGYGHLAGDKVLKIIANVLSKRLRPSDFIARFGGEEFVLLMPNSALADALAVGDALRAAIEACPFHFKGEPVTITVSMGVAQFQPGERSDLALKRADEALYRAKAAGRNQVQAA; from the coding sequence ATGAGCGACGACGCCCAGCGCTGGAAAGAAAAATACCTTAAAAGCGTCGAGCAGCAAGACAAACTCGAACGCCGCTGGGCCGCACGTCTGGACCTGCTACGCCGAGGGCTGGTGCGCAGCACGCTGGCGGCTGAAGGTACTGACCGCGCGGTCGATCAATGCATGAAGGAAATGCGCGATGTCGTGCGTACAGACGACATGGACGCTGCCCTCGCCGCCCTGCTGCCGCGCCTGGAAAAGGCTGTGCTGGATTCCGAGCAGCGCCGTGAAACACGGGTTGACCAGATCAGTACTGCTCTTACCGCCCTGGTCGCGCAGTTGCAGAAACTTCCGCTGCCTCGAGAAGTGGCGCGCCCGCTGAAAACCTTCGCCAAGCAGCTCGACAGTCGGGTTGGGCAGGCGCGAGAAATACCGCTGCTGCTCAGCGAGCTGAGCAGCCTGCAAGAGCAGGCACTGCATAACCTGGAGCCAGATGGCGAAACCCCGCGCTCCGGGCCTGGATTATTGCAACGCCTGTTTGGTACGAAAGAGGTCTCCACCGAAACCCCCGCGCCTGAGCCCGACGTTCTGCCTGCGGCAAAACCCGTTGCGCCCAGAGCTGCACCGGAGCCGCTGGAACCCGCTCAGTCCGAGGAGCTGACGCAAGCCTTGCGGGCTTTTGCACCGTTGCCGCAAACAGCAGCCGCCTCCGAGCCTGACCCCGTTGTGCCTGTTGAAGAGCCGGGGTCAGCCAGCGCAACGTTTGAGTATGAAGCGCCTGCTCAAAGGCCGCCTGCGCCGAAACCTGACGCAACCCCCGAACCTGCGGCGCCTGAAGCGCCGGTCGAGGAAACTGCTCCCGAAAGCGCGCTTGCTGCCTTTATCGAAGCGCCGTTAGATCCAGGCGACACGCCTGAAGAAACGCTCATCGGCAGCCTCTCTCTCCCGCCGGTATTGGATGCCGCGGAGCCTGACCCCGATGCATTGCAGTCGGACGGTCTCTACGCCCTGCCCGATTCGCCCGAGCCTTCCTACAGCTCGGTTGCCCAGCATATTGAAGACACCTTGCTCGGCCTGCTGGAAGACCTGTCCCTGCCCGAACGCCACCGGCCCCAGGCCGAAGCCATGCGCGAGCGCCTTGCCCATGGCTTGAACTGGTACGAACTGTTGCCGATCCTCGATGACTTGGCGGTGCTGATGCTGGCCGTCACCGACAGCGGCCAGCATGAGTTCGAGGCTTACCTCAAGCAGCTCAACGAGCGCCTTGAGGCATTCCAGGGTCATCTGCAGGTGGCCAGCGAGGGTCACGCCGACAGCCGCTCCGCCGCGCGGGAGTTGGACACGCAGATCCGCGAACAGGTGGACGGCCTGCAAAGCAGCGTGCAGGAAGCTGCGGATCTGGACAGCCTCAAGCAGGTGCTGGAAAGCCACCTTGAAGGCCTGCTCGGGACCATGGACGAGCACCAGCAGCAACGTGATCAGCGCGAACAGGAAGTGGCCGCGCGCCTCCAGGGTTTGGCAGAGCGGGTGGCGAACATGGAGCAGGAAGCTCAAGGTTACCGCGAGCATTTGGAGATACAGCGCCAGAAAGCGCTGGTCGATCCGCTCACCGGGCTGCCCAACCGTGCAGCCTGGAGTGAGCGCCTGGATCATGAGGTCAATGCCTGGCACCAGCGTGGCAACAGCCTGTCACTGGCCATGCTGGACCTGGACCATTTCAAGCGGATCAATGATGGCTACGGCCACCTGGCCGGCGACAAAGTATTGAAGATCATCGCCAATGTGCTAAGCAAGCGCCTGCGGCCGAGCGACTTCATCGCGCGCTTTGGCGGCGAAGAGTTCGTGTTGTTGATGCCCAACTCAGCCCTGGCCGATGCCTTGGCGGTGGGTGATGCGTTGCGAGCCGCCATCGAGGCCTGCCCGTTCCACTTCAAGGGCGAGCCGGTGACCATCACAGTGTCCATGGGCGTTGCTCAGTTCCAGCCGGGCGAGCGCAGTGACCTTGCGCTCAAGCGCGCTGACGAAGCGCTTTACAGAGCTAAGGCCGCCGGGCGTAACCAGGTGCAGGCGGCATAA
- a CDS encoding cytochrome c4 has translation MNKLIVSLLLTLGITGVAHAAGDATAGQAKAAVCGACHGPDGNSPAPNFPKLAGQGERYLTKQMHDIKDGKRVVLEMTGLLANSSDQDMADIAAYFASQKGSVGAADPKLVARGEKLFRGGDLDKGLPACTGCHSPNGAGNAAAGFPHLSGQHATYIAKQLTDFRKEEAGRANDGDAMTMRTIARKLSDEDIAAISSYIQGLH, from the coding sequence ATGAACAAACTGATCGTGAGTCTGCTGTTGACCTTGGGCATCACCGGTGTTGCCCATGCTGCAGGCGACGCTACCGCGGGGCAGGCGAAAGCCGCCGTGTGTGGTGCTTGCCATGGACCGGACGGTAACAGCCCGGCGCCGAACTTCCCCAAACTGGCCGGCCAGGGTGAACGCTACCTGACCAAGCAGATGCACGACATCAAGGATGGCAAGCGCGTGGTGCTGGAAATGACCGGCTTGCTGGCCAATTCCAGCGATCAGGACATGGCTGACATTGCGGCGTATTTTGCCAGCCAGAAAGGCAGCGTGGGAGCTGCCGATCCGAAACTGGTCGCCCGTGGCGAGAAGCTGTTTCGTGGTGGCGACCTCGACAAGGGCCTGCCCGCCTGTACCGGCTGCCATTCGCCCAATGGCGCAGGCAACGCCGCGGCAGGCTTCCCGCACCTAAGCGGCCAGCACGCTACCTACATCGCCAAACAGCTGACCGACTTCCGCAAGGAAGAAGCCGGCCGGGCAAACGATGGCGACGCAATGACCATGCGCACCATCGCCCGCAAATTGAGCGACGAGGACATTGCGGCAATCTCCAGTTACATCCAGGGCTTGCACTGA
- a CDS encoding N-acetylmuramoyl-L-alanine amidase produces the protein MKSLYIAFAALLLAGCSSGPCLNTSHPSMNHDNRVQFVVVHYTSTNLERSLALLTKGQVSSHYLVGDDASGTIYKLVDESQRAWHAGESEWMGRTWLNSSSIGIEIVNPGYSDTPTGRVWYPYSEAQVKSLVVLLKDISKRNGIDPKNIIGHSDIAPQRKLDPGPLFPWKRLADEGVGIWPDAQAVARFQVQYAAQLPSILWFQQELARLGYQTPQTGELDVATRHVIAAFQMRFRPSLFDGTPDAQSAAILRVLNQR, from the coding sequence ATGAAATCCCTATACATCGCCTTTGCAGCTCTTTTGCTCGCCGGTTGCTCCAGCGGCCCGTGTTTGAACACCAGTCACCCTTCGATGAACCACGATAACCGCGTGCAGTTCGTCGTGGTCCATTACACCTCGACCAACCTTGAGCGCTCCTTGGCGCTGTTGACCAAGGGGCAGGTCAGTAGCCATTACCTGGTCGGCGATGACGCCTCCGGCACCATTTACAAGCTGGTGGATGAAAGCCAACGCGCCTGGCATGCAGGTGAAAGCGAATGGATGGGGCGCACCTGGCTCAATTCCAGCTCCATCGGTATCGAGATCGTCAACCCAGGCTACAGCGATACCCCGACTGGGCGGGTGTGGTACCCGTATTCCGAAGCTCAGGTGAAATCATTGGTGGTGTTGCTCAAGGACATCAGCAAGCGTAACGGGATCGACCCCAAGAACATCATTGGGCACAGCGACATCGCACCGCAGCGCAAGCTGGATCCGGGCCCGCTGTTCCCCTGGAAGCGCCTGGCTGACGAAGGCGTCGGGATTTGGCCGGATGCCCAGGCGGTCGCTCGATTCCAGGTGCAGTACGCCGCGCAACTGCCGAGCATCCTCTGGTTCCAGCAAGAACTGGCTCGTCTGGGCTACCAGACGCCGCAAACCGGTGAGTTGGATGTGGCCACGCGTCATGTAATCGCCGCGTTCCAGATGCGTTTCCGTCCATCGCTGTTCGATGGAACGCCGGATGCGCAAAGTGCGGCGATCCTGCGCGTCTTGAACCAGCGCTGA
- the polA gene encoding DNA polymerase I — MSQAPLVLVDGSSYLYRAFHALPPLTTSKGLPTGAVKGVLNMLKSLRKQYPNSPFAVVFDAKGGTFRDEMFAEYKANRPSMPDDMRLQIEPLHQSVIALGFPLLCVEGVEADDVIGTLARSSAAADRPVVISTGDKDMAQLVDGHITLVNTMTGSSMDIEGVKEKFGVAPEQIIDYLALMGDSSDNIPGVPGIGPKTASGLLVGVNGGLKELYEQLDIVPSLPIRGAKTLPAKLEEHKEMAFLSYRLATIKIDVPLDIGLDDLHLIEPDREKLLELYTLLEFKSWYEEIQRDTKRVELKAASEVAPVAEAPVEAVISVPVETVYTTILDQATFDLWLKKLHDAPLFAFDTETTGIDAHRAQLVGVSFAVQPHEAAYIPLAHAYPGAPEQLDRDTVLLALKPLLEDPTKLKVGQHAKFDMNILANCAIGGDPAEGITVRGIAFDTMLESYVLNSTATRHDMDSLAKKYLDHDTVSFQDIAGKGAKQLTFDQIALEQAGPYAAEDADVTLRLHQKLHAQLAAIPSLASVLTDIEIPLVPVLARIERQGALVDKDLLGIQSIELGNKMVELERQAFEIAGEEFNLGSPKQLGAILYEKLGMPVLKKTGKGQASTAEEVLAKLAEDDFPLPKVLMQYRSMSKLKSTYTDRLPEQINPRTGRIHTSYHQAVAATGRLSSSDPNLQNIPVRTAEGRRIRQAFVAPKGYKLLAADYSQIELRIMAHLSKDEGLMNAFRNDLDVHTATAAEVFKVELTEVTSNQRRSAKAINFGLIYGMGAQKLGKDIGVDTKTAKAYIDVYFARYPGVREYMERTRAQAADQGYVETFFGRRLYLPDINSNKPQDRAAAERTAINAPMQGTAADIIKKAMVKVDNWLTESGLDARVILQVHDELVLEVREDLIAEVSERIREHMSGAAQLDVPLVVDVGVGDNWDEAH, encoded by the coding sequence ATGAGCCAAGCGCCCCTCGTCCTGGTGGACGGTTCTTCTTATCTGTACCGCGCCTTTCACGCGCTGCCACCGCTGACCACCTCCAAAGGCCTGCCGACCGGTGCGGTCAAGGGCGTGCTGAACATGCTCAAGAGCCTGCGCAAGCAATATCCAAACAGCCCGTTCGCCGTGGTGTTCGACGCCAAGGGCGGGACCTTTCGCGATGAAATGTTCGCCGAATACAAGGCCAATCGCCCAAGCATGCCTGATGACATGCGCCTGCAGATCGAGCCGCTGCACCAGAGCGTGATCGCCCTGGGCTTCCCGTTGCTGTGCGTCGAAGGCGTGGAGGCCGATGACGTGATCGGCACCCTGGCCCGCAGCAGCGCCGCCGCTGACCGTCCGGTGGTGATTTCCACTGGCGACAAGGACATGGCGCAACTGGTGGACGGGCACATTACCTTGGTCAACACCATGACCGGTAGTTCGATGGACATCGAGGGCGTAAAGGAGAAATTCGGCGTCGCTCCGGAGCAGATCATCGATTATCTGGCGTTGATGGGCGACTCGTCCGACAACATCCCTGGCGTTCCGGGCATCGGCCCGAAGACCGCCTCCGGTTTGCTGGTGGGTGTGAATGGCGGCCTGAAAGAGCTGTATGAGCAGCTGGACATTGTGCCGAGCCTGCCGATTCGTGGTGCCAAGACGCTGCCGGCCAAGTTGGAAGAACACAAGGAAATGGCATTCCTGTCTTATCGGCTGGCGACGATCAAGATCGACGTGCCCCTGGATATCGGCCTGGACGACTTGCACCTGATCGAGCCGGATCGCGAAAAGCTGCTTGAGTTGTACACGCTGCTTGAATTCAAGAGCTGGTACGAAGAGATCCAGCGCGATACCAAGCGGGTCGAACTCAAGGCGGCAAGCGAGGTTGCGCCGGTTGCCGAGGCGCCCGTCGAGGCGGTGATATCGGTGCCGGTGGAGACGGTCTACACCACCATCCTTGACCAGGCCACGTTCGATCTCTGGCTGAAGAAACTCCACGATGCGCCGTTGTTTGCCTTCGATACCGAAACCACCGGGATTGATGCGCACCGGGCGCAGTTGGTAGGGGTTTCGTTCGCGGTGCAGCCGCATGAAGCCGCATATATCCCGCTGGCGCATGCCTATCCCGGCGCGCCGGAGCAATTGGACCGTGACACGGTGCTGCTGGCCTTGAAGCCATTACTGGAAGACCCGACCAAGCTCAAGGTCGGCCAGCACGCCAAGTTCGACATGAATATCCTGGCCAATTGCGCCATCGGTGGCGACCCTGCAGAGGGCATCACCGTGCGCGGCATCGCGTTCGATACCATGCTCGAATCCTACGTGCTGAACTCCACCGCGACGCGCCATGACATGGACAGCCTGGCGAAGAAATACCTGGACCACGACACTGTGAGTTTCCAGGACATCGCCGGCAAGGGCGCCAAACAGCTGACATTCGACCAGATCGCCCTCGAACAGGCCGGCCCCTACGCGGCCGAAGATGCCGATGTGACGTTGCGCCTGCACCAGAAGCTGCACGCGCAGCTGGCGGCGATCCCGAGCCTGGCCAGTGTGCTGACGGACATCGAAATCCCGCTGGTGCCGGTGCTGGCGCGTATCGAGCGCCAGGGCGCCTTGGTCGACAAGGACCTGCTTGGCATCCAGAGCATCGAGCTGGGCAACAAGATGGTCGAGCTGGAGCGCCAGGCATTCGAGATCGCGGGTGAGGAATTCAACCTGGGTTCGCCCAAGCAGCTTGGGGCGATTCTCTACGAGAAACTCGGCATGCCAGTGTTGAAAAAAACCGGCAAGGGGCAGGCCTCCACCGCTGAAGAAGTGCTGGCCAAACTGGCCGAAGATGATTTCCCGTTACCCAAGGTACTGATGCAGTACCGCAGCATGAGCAAGCTGAAAAGCACCTACACCGACCGCCTGCCGGAACAGATCAACCCACGCACCGGGCGTATTCATACCTCTTACCACCAGGCGGTGGCGGCGACCGGGCGTTTGTCATCCAGCGATCCGAACCTGCAGAACATCCCGGTGCGCACCGCCGAAGGGCGACGCATTCGCCAGGCGTTTGTCGCGCCCAAGGGCTATAAGCTACTGGCCGCGGACTATTCGCAGATCGAACTGCGGATCATGGCGCACCTGTCCAAGGACGAAGGGCTGATGAATGCCTTTCGCAACGATCTGGACGTGCACACCGCCACGGCTGCCGAGGTGTTCAAGGTTGAATTGACAGAGGTCACGTCCAACCAGCGCCGCAGTGCCAAGGCGATCAACTTCGGCCTGATCTACGGCATGGGCGCGCAGAAGCTCGGCAAGGACATCGGCGTCGACACCAAGACCGCCAAGGCCTATATCGATGTGTACTTTGCCCGCTACCCCGGCGTGCGTGAGTACATGGAGCGCACCCGTGCCCAGGCGGCGGACCAGGGCTATGTGGAAACCTTCTTCGGGCGCCGCTTGTACTTGCCGGATATCAACTCCAACAAGCCTCAGGACCGCGCGGCGGCCGAACGCACCGCGATCAACGCACCCATGCAGGGCACGGCAGCGGACATCATCAAGAAAGCCATGGTGAAGGTGGACAACTGGCTGACCGAGTCGGGCCTGGACGCCAGGGTGATCCTGCAGGTGCACGATGAACTGGTACTGGAGGTCCGCGAAGACCTGATCGCAGAGGTCAGCGAGAGGATCCGCGAGCACATGAGCGGCGCGGCGCAGTTGGACGTGCCCCTGGTGGTGGACGTGGGCGTTGGCGATAACTGGGACGAGGCTCACTGA
- a CDS encoding zinc ABC transporter substrate-binding protein: protein MVIVSRLFPVFVVFVTSLFLAGAAQAEVKVLTSIKPLQLIAAAVQDGVAVPEVLLPPGASPHNFALRPSDVRRVQSVDLLYWIGPDMETFLPRVLKGRTTTTVAVQDLPGMKLRRFGEDSHSHADEADEHDHDHRPGSVDAHLWLSTVNARVIAARMAADLSAADPANAERYQSNAKAFEGRLDALDARLKKRLAGVENKPYFVFHEAFDYFEDAYGLKHAGVFAVAAEVQPGAQHVAAMRTRLQEVGKTCVFSEPPLRPRLAETLVAGLPVKLAELDALGGYTPATAQGYELVLEKLGNDLAGCLESL, encoded by the coding sequence GTGGTCATCGTGTCCCGACTTTTTCCCGTTTTTGTCGTATTTGTCACCAGTTTGTTCTTGGCTGGCGCCGCTCAGGCCGAGGTGAAGGTGCTGACCAGCATCAAGCCGCTGCAGTTGATTGCCGCTGCTGTGCAGGATGGTGTGGCGGTTCCGGAAGTGTTGCTGCCGCCGGGTGCGTCGCCGCATAACTTCGCGTTGCGCCCATCCGACGTACGGCGGGTGCAATCGGTAGACCTGCTCTACTGGATCGGGCCGGACATGGAAACATTCCTGCCGCGCGTGCTCAAAGGTCGTACGACGACAACGGTGGCCGTGCAGGACCTGCCAGGCATGAAACTGCGCCGTTTCGGCGAAGATAGCCACTCGCATGCCGACGAAGCGGACGAACATGACCACGATCATCGCCCAGGCAGTGTGGACGCTCACTTGTGGTTGTCGACGGTGAATGCGCGGGTGATCGCGGCGCGTATGGCCGCTGACCTCAGTGCGGCCGACCCGGCCAACGCCGAGCGTTATCAGAGCAACGCGAAGGCCTTCGAGGGTCGCCTGGATGCGCTGGATGCGCGCCTGAAGAAACGTCTGGCGGGCGTTGAGAACAAACCTTACTTTGTATTTCACGAAGCCTTTGATTACTTCGAAGACGCTTACGGCTTGAAGCACGCCGGCGTGTTCGCCGTTGCGGCCGAAGTGCAGCCGGGCGCGCAGCATGTGGCCGCGATGCGTACGCGTTTGCAGGAAGTGGGCAAGACCTGTGTATTCAGCGAGCCGCCGTTGCGACCGCGCTTGGCTGAAACGCTGGTGGCTGGCTTGCCGGTGAAGCTGGCGGAACTGGACGCGCTGGGTGGCTATACCCCGGCGACTGCTCAAGGTTATGAGCTGGTGTTGGAAAAGCTGGGCAATGACCTGGCCGGCTGCCTGGAATCGCTCTAA
- a CDS encoding homoserine kinase, producing the protein MSVFTPLARPELETFLAPYGLGRLLDFQGIAAGSENTNFFISLEQGEFVLTLVERGPVAEMPFFIELLDVLHDADLPVPYALRTTDGVALRTLAGKPALLQPRLAGKHIKEANAQHCAQVGDLLGHLHLATQGDKVLERKTDRGLDWMLSEGAQLLSHLNDAQQRLLQDALGEIEAHKAQILALPRANVHADLFRDNAMFEGTHLTGLIDFYNACSGPMLYDVAIALNDWCSDADGVIDGQRARALLGAYAGLRPFTAKEAELWPTLLRVACVRFWLSRLIAAQAFAGQDVLIHDPAEFEHRLMQRQQVSVHLPFAL; encoded by the coding sequence ATGTCTGTGTTCACCCCCCTGGCTCGGCCCGAGCTGGAAACCTTTCTTGCCCCTTACGGGCTCGGCCGCCTGCTTGATTTCCAGGGGATTGCCGCCGGTAGCGAAAACACCAACTTCTTCATCAGCCTGGAACAGGGCGAGTTCGTCCTGACCCTGGTTGAACGTGGCCCCGTCGCTGAGATGCCGTTCTTCATCGAACTGCTCGACGTGCTCCACGACGCCGACCTGCCCGTGCCCTACGCCCTGCGCACCACCGACGGCGTCGCCCTGCGCACGCTGGCCGGCAAACCGGCGCTGTTGCAGCCACGCCTGGCCGGCAAGCACATCAAGGAGGCCAACGCCCAGCATTGCGCCCAGGTCGGCGACTTGCTCGGTCACCTGCATCTGGCGACTCAGGGCGACAAGGTGCTGGAACGCAAGACCGATCGCGGGCTGGATTGGATGCTCAGCGAAGGCGCGCAGCTGCTTTCACACTTGAACGACGCGCAACAGCGCCTTCTGCAGGATGCCTTGGGCGAGATCGAAGCCCACAAGGCGCAGATCCTTGCCCTGCCACGCGCCAACGTGCACGCCGACCTGTTCCGCGATAACGCGATGTTCGAAGGCACGCACCTGACGGGTCTGATCGATTTCTACAACGCCTGCTCGGGGCCGATGCTGTACGACGTGGCCATCGCTCTGAACGACTGGTGTTCGGATGCCGACGGCGTGATTGACGGTCAGCGCGCCCGTGCGTTGCTGGGCGCTTACGCGGGGCTGCGGCCGTTTACCGCGAAGGAAGCCGAGCTGTGGCCGACCCTGCTGCGAGTGGCCTGTGTGCGGTTCTGGCTGTCGCGCCTGATCGCCGCGCAGGCGTTTGCCGGACAGGATGTGCTGATCCATGACCCGGCAGAGTTCGAGCATCGGCTGATGCAGCGTCAGCAGGTAAGCGTCCACCTGCCGTTCGCGCTCTAA
- the yihA gene encoding ribosome biogenesis GTP-binding protein YihA/YsxC — MQLKNPILGLCQQSTFMLSAAKVDQCPDDEGFEVAFAGRSNAGKSSALNTLTHASLARTSKTPGRTQLLNFFKLDDDRRLVDLPGYGYAKVPIPLKLHWQRHLEAYLGGRESLKGLILMMDIRHPMTDFDLLMLDWAVASGMPMHILLTKADKLTYGAAKNTLLKVQSEIRKGWGDAITIQLFSAPKRLGLEDAYTVLAGWMELADKGAEVAE; from the coding sequence ATGCAACTCAAGAATCCCATCCTCGGCCTGTGCCAACAGTCCACCTTCATGCTCAGCGCCGCCAAAGTGGACCAATGCCCCGATGACGAAGGCTTTGAAGTTGCCTTTGCCGGCCGTTCCAACGCCGGCAAGTCCAGCGCACTGAACACCCTGACCCATGCCAGCCTTGCACGCACCTCGAAAACCCCAGGTCGCACGCAACTGCTCAATTTCTTCAAGCTAGACGATGATCGGCGTCTGGTCGACCTGCCGGGCTACGGTTATGCAAAAGTTCCTATCCCGCTGAAGCTGCACTGGCAGCGTCACCTGGAGGCTTACCTGGGTGGCCGGGAGAGTTTGAAGGGCTTGATCCTGATGATGGACATCCGTCATCCAATGACCGATTTCGATCTGTTGATGCTCGATTGGGCAGTCGCCAGCGGCATGCCGATGCATATTCTGCTGACCAAGGCCGACAAGCTCACCTACGGCGCAGCCAAGAACACCCTGCTCAAAGTGCAGTCCGAAATCCGCAAGGGCTGGGGCGATGCAATCACCATCCAACTGTTCTCGGCGCCAAAGCGCCTGGGCCTGGAAGACGCCTACACTGTACTGGCGGGCTGGATGGAATTGGCCGACAAGGGCGCGGAAGTCGCCGAGTAA